The Rhabdothermincola salaria genomic interval CCATCCGAAAGCTGCCGTCGGGCCCGTGCTCGGTCTGCACCCGGTTGAGCGACACCTGTCGCCGGTCGTAGTTGGGAGTCTGCATGTGGTTGTTGAACAGCACGATGTTGGCGAAGCGGCACCGGGGGAACCGCCCCCGGATCTCGAGCGCCTCGTCGGGGGCCAGCTGCCATCGGGCGCTGCGGTAGACGTTGTCGGCGGCCGCGTAGCCGATGCCGAGGTTCCCGTCGTCGGGCGGCGGGTTGGTGAACACGTTGGGCTCGGCCGAGACCCACGGGATGGCGCCGGGTGGCATCGGGTCGTGGCCCCAGTCGACGGTGACCGAGCGCAGGAAGGTGACGACCCGCCGAATGTTGGCGGCCACCGCGGCGTCGTCGGGCACGGGGGGCGGGCCGGGGTCGTCGAGCGGGGTGATGGACAGCGGCACCACCAGGTTGGGGTCGAGGTTGGCGCTGTGGCGCCACTCGAAGTAGTGCCGGGTGGTCACCGAGCCGGCGCCCTCGTCGAGGCGCAGCCAGTTTCGGGGACCGCTCGCCGGTTCGTCGGGTGACGCGATCAGCTCGTAGCTGCCATCGGGGTCGACGTCGAACTCATCGTCGTTGAGGGTGGCACCGAGCTGGCGGGACATGCCGCCACCCGCGGTGCCGAGCTCGACGGTGAACGACGTGTAGCAGGCACCTGCGAGGTTGCCCCGGATCCGGTAGCGGCGGGTCGGGTCGATCGCCGTACCGAAGTAGATGGAGTCCGGGTTGTCGCCGAGCAGCTTCTTGGTGGGCGAGAACCAGCGGTACCAGCGCGGCCGCTGCGGGTCGGCCTCCAACCAGAACTGCAGCCCGTGGTGCAGGGCGTGCATGGCGAACTCGCGGTAGCCGGCCCGGTCGAGGTCGGTGGAGAAGTTCCACCGCTCGTGGTCGGCGTCGGCGTCGATCGCCGCGATCAACGCCGAGAGCTCCTGCATCGCGGTCGCCGCGGTGTCGCCCATGTGGTCCCCCTTCGATGCCGCAGACCCGTCCGGCACTGCGGTCCGAGGCCCCCGCCCCGGCGGCGCCCATCCTTCCAGAACCCGGCCCCGGTCAGTCCGGAACCCGGGAGGCCACGCCCGGTGACGGCCCACGGGACGCCTGGTCGGCACCTGCTGTTCATCTCGGTCGTTCATCCGCGCCGGATCCCGGGTCCGTAGGAACGGCATCGCGGCAATTAGCGATAAACGTCACACAACCGCTCACCAGGGAGCCCACCTCATGAAGAAGATCCTCGCCGTCCTCGTCATGGCCGCCATCGGCCTCGGCCTGCTCGCCGCCCCGGCCGCCGCTCGCGGCGGCAAGCCGGGCGTGGTGCCCGGCAAGCCCGGCGCCGCCACCATCTACGACATCGCCTCCGGCAGCGACAGCTTCACCACCCTCACCGCCCTGCTCGACCTGTCCGGCCTCGACGCCGCCGTGCAGCAGACCGACTCGAAGCTCACGGTGTTCGCCCCCACCGACGGTGCCTTCGCCAAGCTGCCGGCCGAGTGCGTGACCTTCCTCACCAGCCCCGAGGGGGCCGACACCCTGGAGGCCGTGCTGCTCTACCACGTGACCGACGGCCGCCGGTTCTCCAACAGCGTCTTCGGCCAGAACGCCAAGACCGTGCCGATGCTGGCCGCCGGTTCGATCACCGCCAACCCGGACCTGACGCTCACCGACGGTGCCGGCCAGACCGTGGGTGTGACCACCCCGTTCAACGTGAACGCCAGCAACGGCGTGATCCACGCCATCGACACGGTGCTGCTGCCCTTCGTGCCCGCCTGCGCCAGCTGACCCACCCCACACGGGAGCCGGCGAACCTGGACCGCCGGTGAACCACAGACCCCCCGCACAGTGCGGCCCCACGGGGCCGCACTGTCGCGTCCGGCGAGCGGGTGACCGCCGGTCGTCAGCCCCTCACCCCGTCCGGCGCCATTCCGCAGCCTGGACGGCGAGCAGCCACTCCTTCGCCGCTCCCGCGCCCTGCTCGGCGGTGGTCCTGCAGGGGTCGCTTTCGCCACGACCTGGAAGTCGCAACGATCCCTCCGTGCCGCCAGGGCTACTGGCCCCGGCTCCACCGGGTCACGCCCGAGGGATCACTCGCACCGAGAGGTGGAGGCGGTCGGCTCGGTGGGTCAGGCGGCTCGGACGAGTTGGTGGGCTCGGTGGCGGATGAGGGCGTCGACGGCGTCGTCGTCGAGGGGTTCGCCGTCGGTGTCGTGGGGGCCGAGGGCGCCGCTGGTGAGCAGGGCCACGACCTCGTCGAGGATCTCGACGATCTCGGTCAGCTCGGCGCTCTCGGTCTTCTCGGCCCTCTCGCGCACCCCGGCCGTGGCTGGGGTCGGGGCCGGGTCGAAGACGTCGATGAACTCGCCGGGCACGACCAGGTCACCGTGTCCATCGGTGGCTTCGTCGGGCCTGGCCTCGTCGATCCTGGTGCCCTCGAACCTGCCCTCGTCGGGCCGGGTGCCGGTGGGTGGGGTGAAGGGGTGGGGGGTGAGAGCGTCGACGGTGGGGTGGTCGAGTGGCAGTCGGGGTGGTCGGGTGCGTCTCGGGGGTGGTGACAGCACGGGTGGGCGGTCGGGGAACGTGAACACGACGGTGCCGTCGGGTTCGACGCTGAGCCCGTGGCCTTTGCGGTGCACCAGACCGTGATGGGCGCCGCAGAGGGCGACCAGGTTGGCGATGGCGGTGCCACCACCGTTGTTCCACGCGTCGATGTGGTGGATGTCGACCCACGCCGCCGGGGCGTGACAGCCGGGGAACCGGCAGGTGCCGTCACGGGCGAGGATCGCGTCACGCAACGTCGGCGTGGCCAGGCGGATCGATCGGCCGTGGTCGATCACCTGGCCGTCCACGGTCAACAACCGGGCCAGGGTGGTGCCTTCCCCGAACAGGTCGTTGACCACCTGCGGCGACAGGGCGCGACCCTCCAGGGTGCGGATGACCGTCGAACCCTGGGCCAGGGCGTGGGTGAGGAACGCCTCGGTGGCCGCCGTGTACCCGTGCAGGGCGCACCAGGCTTGGAGCTGCGCGGCGGTGGTGATCCCGGCGCCCCACAACACCGACCCAGCCAGAGCATCGAGGTCGGCGACGGCGAGGATGTGAGGATGCTGACGCCCCGGACGCCGATCGGGGTTGTCGTGGTGGTCGAGGAAGAACTGGGCGATCGCCACCGACGCCTCGGCCCGGCGTTGCGCCGCGGTACGCACCTCACCAGGTTCATCAGCCCTCTCCGCGACCCGTAGGGCGTTCTCGATCACGGTGGCATCTCCCGGCGCGAAGGTGCTGCGCTGCTCGCCACGATCGCCGATGGTGCGCGCCCACTGCGTCTCCGACGGCGCCACCACCGGCGGAGCCTCCAACGCCGCCGGATCCGCGTCGGTGACCGCATCAGCACGGCACACCCAGTCCTCCACCACCACCTTGGTGTCCGCCAACGACAACCCGACCAGCACCGGCGAACACACTGCGTCGTGTTCGGCGTACAGCTCGACCAACGACTTCGGGATCAACCGGCACACCATCTCCACCTGCGCCCCCGTCAACTCACCGCGCTGCCACAGCGACCGCATCTCGGACCAGACAGCCATGCGGGCCACCCGCACCAACAACCCCCGAGCCGCCGGTTCGGTCAACCCCAGACGGGCCCGCACCCACGACGCCTTGGTACCGAACCCCTCAGCCCGGTGCCCATCAGCGGCGAAGAACCCCACCAGACCCACCACCCGCCGCGCCTCCAACCCATCGATACGCCGCGACAACGCCACCAACTCACCATCAGAGACCGCCAAGCCCGCCGAAACGTCGGCACCCTCACCCGCGCCCGATCGATCACCGGGGCCGAGGTGCTCGCCGCCCGCACCGGGCCCGGCGAGGGTGGGGCCGTTCGCATCAGGCCCGCCGCCGAGGGCGGCCGCGCTGACGTCGGCGGTGTCGCCCATCCCCCCGGTCCCAGCCCCTTCGAACATGCGAGCCATGCTATCAGACACATGTTCGAGATCCAACATGATTGCTCTTTCTTTCATTGACGACTGGAGCGATTCGAACAGATCCTCAGGGGGTGTCGCCGTTCGGCTGAGGCACCGATAGGAACGAGACGTGGAAGAGATCGACCGGCCCAGAGCCGAACAGCGGATCGGCCGCGAGCACGCCGAGGCCACTCACCTGGTCGGCGCTCTGTCCGTCGAACTGGACGAGATCGTCGAGTCGATGTCGCTGTCGAACAACGACGACGAGCACGATCCCGAGGGCGCGACCAATGCCTACGAGCGAGCCAAGGCCACCGCGATGCTCCGCCAGGCGCAGAAGCGGCTGGTCGAGCTGGACCAGGCCCGGGCGCGTCTGCGTGAGGGCACCTACGGGCGGTGCCTGCGCTGCGGTGACGAGATCGCCTCCGAGCGCCTCGACGCACTGGTCACCGCGAGCCATTGCCTCCGTTGTGCCGCCGAGGCGCCGCCCCGCTGAGACCTGGGAACGCGCTGAGCATCGCCGCCGAGCCAGCAGCCGGATCGCGCAGGTGTGCCAGGCCGCTCGCCATCGCCGTCGACTGCGCCCCCTGAGCCGGCGATCTGGGACGCCGCGGCGCATCGTCGACGTCAGCTCCCGCTCCACTCCATCTCGACTCTGCGCCGGACCGTTAGGGTGCGGCGGTGGGGAGATTCTCGGGTCGTAGGATCATTGTTACCGGGGCAAGCCGTGGGATCGGGGCTGGTATGGCCGAGCGGTATGCGGCCGAGGGTGCCAGCGTCGTGGTCACTGCCCGCACGCTCGATCCGATCAAGGAACTGCACGGCAGTCTCAATGAGACCGTCGAGCGATGCTCCCGCTACGGCTCGATGGTGTTTCCGCTGGTCGCGGATCTGGCTGATCCCGAGGATCGTGCTCGTGTGATTGGCGAGAGCGAGGCTCTTCTCGACGGACCGATCGACGTGCTGATCAACAATGCCGCTGCCGGCATCCACCGACCCGCCGCCGAGCTGAGCTTGAAGCATCGTCGGATCATGCTCGAGGTGAACTTCCACGCACCGGTCGATCTGGCCCAGGCCGTCATCCCATCGATGCGGGAACGACGCGAAGGCTGGATCATCAACATCTCGTCGAGCAGCTCGGAGTTGACGCCAGGCCCGCCTCCGTTCCCGTGGTCGCCCATGGGTACCACCCAGGGTGCCTACGGCTCGAGCAAAGCCGCCCTCAACCGTTACTCGAACCTGCTCGGTATCGAGCTCTACGGCACCGGCATCCGCGTCAACGCACTCCAACCCATCAAGCCGGTGGCGAGCGAGGGTGCGGTGTCGCATCTACAGGGGCGGATTTCGGCCGATCAGTTCAACCCTGTCGAGGTGATGGCCGAAGCGGCCCTCGCGCTTGGGGAGTGTGAGCCCGAGTTGACTGCTCGACTGTGCGACGACGGGCCGCTCCTCGACGAACTCGGCATCACCGTCAGAACACTCGACGGCCTGCGCGAACTGGCTACCTGACGGCAGCTGTCATACGCGCCCCCGCCCGGCGGTCTGGGGCAGGGTGTGCCGAGACTCGCTGCTCCCTTTGGGCCTGAGGGCCGATCAATCAGACCCGAGGAGCGGGTTTCCAGGCGAGCACGGCGGCAGCTACGGCGGTGACCGCCGCCCATGCGGGAAGCGCAGCCCACGCGGCGGCGCTGAGCGGCGTGCCGGAGGTGCCGCTGTTGCCGCCGGACAGCACCAGGCCGGCGAGCCCGGCTGCGGCGACGGCCATCGCCGCTGCATACAGCGTGAACCCGACTGTTGAGCCGCGGGGAAGCTCGACTGCTGGCCGACCGCTGACCCGGCGTGCTACCGCAGCGATGAGGAAGGTGCTCATGCCGACCGCTCCGGCCACACAGGCCCCCCATGCTCCGAGGACCAACAAGATCAGCACTGCCCTCACCGATGTCACTGTGCCCGCGCGCAGGGGGTGACGCAACCCTTCCGCCGGCGCCGGTGGTTTCAGTGCTCTCAGCGACAGAGGTCGCTCTGCGACAGGCCCAACGTCGCGCGAGCGACCGTCACCGAAGTGCCGTGTGAGGACACGCTGGTCGGGTGCCAGCGGCGAGAGCGTCGATGGGTCCAGGCGTGCGGGCACACGCCGGGTTCAGCCGAAGGTGCGGATGGCGGCCCAGCCGTCGCGGGCCAGGTCGCCGACCTTGAGCCCGGCTCGCTGGTAGCCCTCGAGGAAGGCCTTCACCGCGCCCTTCTTGGGCACCGGGTTGGTGACCGTGAACAGCTGCTCGACCAGATCGCAGGCCAGGGTGGGGTAGGCGTTCTGCACCCGGTCGGAGAGCACCAGGTGGGGGGCCCGGCGCAGCTTGCGGTGGTCCTGGAGCACGAAACCGCCCTCGAGGCGCCGGCGGTAGCCGGCCAGCCCCGCGGCGGACGTGTCGCCCATGGCCAGCGCCTCGTCGACCGCCCGCCCGGCCGCCTCCCCCGAGCCGATGGCGAAGTTCACGCCCTCCAACCAGATCCCGGCGGCCAGGCACATGCATGCTGCGTCGCCGGCCACGAGGATGCCGTCGCCGGTGAGCTCGGGCATGGTGTCGTAGCCCCCCTCGGGAATGAGGTGGGCCGAGTACTCCTTGAGCTCGGCCCCCTCGACCAGCGGGGCGATCATGGGGTGGGCCTTGAGGCCGGCGATCAGCTCCTCGGGTCGGATGCCCGACGCCGACAGGCCCGTGAGGCTGACCACGACGCCCACCGCCACGGTGTCGAGGTTGGTGTAGACGAACCCGCCACCGGGGATGCCCTGGGTGCAGCCCACGATCTCGAAGTCGGCGCCCTCTCGGCCCGACAGGGCGAAGCGCTTCTCGATCTCCTCGCGGGGCAGGGCCAGCACCTCCTTGGCCCCGAGCGTGAAGTGCTCGGGCTCGGGGTGCAGGTACATGCCGGCTTCCTTGGCCAGGAAGCTGTTGACGCCGTCGCAGGCGATGACGGCCCGGGCAGTGAGGTCTCCGTCGGGACGGTCGGTGCGGATGCCGCACACCTGGCCGGTGAGCTCGTCGACCAGCAGACCCCGCGCCGTGGTGGAGGTGACCAGCACGGCGCCGGCCTCCACCGCCTTGTCGGCCAACCAGGCGTCGAAGTCCGGGCGGTACGCGGTGGCGCCGTTGTACGGGGGCTCACCCCAGGCCGACGTGCGGTAGTCGACGGTGAGGGCCTGGTGGTCGGTCATGAGCACCGTGGCCCGGCGGGTGACCCAGCGCTGCACGGGGGCCTCGTCCCACCAGCCGGGGATGAGCTCGTCGAGGATGCGGGCGTAGATCACGCCCCCGTAGACGTTCTTGGAACCCGCGAACGGTCCGCGCTCCACGAGGCAGACCGAGCGCCCGGCGCGGGCCAGGACCAGCGCCGCGGTCGCGCCCGCCGGGCCGGCCCCGACCACGATGGCGTCGAAGTCGTAGCGCTCGGGGGGCGCCACCATGGTGGGCGTGCGGGAGGGGGCGTGCTCAACCACGGGATCGGTCCTCCCCGGTGGGAACGGCACCGGCCGGCAACGACGGCTGGAGCTCGTTGTCGTCGCCCTGGGTGGGGGCGTCGACGGTGGTGATCTGGGACAGGCGCTCGGCCAGGGCCGCCAGCACGGCCGGGGCGTCGGCCACCACCGCCAGATCGGCCATGGCCATCATCGGGCAGCTGGCGTCGATGTTGACGGCGATGACGTGCTCGGGCTGGCCCAGGCCGGCGGTGTGCTGCACCGCGCCGGAGATGCCGAACGCCAGGTAGAGCTCGGGCTGCACGGTGACGCCGGTGGTGCCGATCTGGCGCTCGACGGGCATCCAGCCCCAGTCGGTGACCACCCGGGTGCCGCCCGTGGAGGCGCCGAGGGAGTCCGCCACCTCGGCCATCACCTCGATGGCCTCCGGCTTTCCCAGACCGGCGCCGGCACCCAGCAGGCGGGGGGCCTCGGCCAGGTCCATGGTGGAGGGATCGGCGGGCAACAGCTCGAGCAGCTCGGGATCGGGCGGCACCGATCCGGCGTCGGCGGGCACGAGATCGACCTTGCGGGTGCGGGGCTTGCGGGCCGGCCCGTGGTGGCGGTCGACGCCGCGCACACCGGGCTGGAGGGTGGCCACGAACGGGCCCGCCACCACGTGGGCCTCGGTGACCAGCCCGCCCCGCCGGGCCACGGTGGCGCCGTCGGGGCGCACGGCCACGGCACCGGCCAGCAGCGGACGGCCGAGCACGTCGGCCAGGCGGGGAGCCAGATCGCGCCCATCGGGCGAGGCGGGGACGATCACCACATCGGCGCCGGTCACTGTGGCGGCCAGGCCGGCGGCCCAGGCGCCGGGCGCGAAGTCGGGTTGCTCGCAGACCTGCACGGTGCCCCGGGCGCTGGCGAGAGCCGCGGCCGCCTGCGCGGTGCCGTCGCCGACGAGCAGAGCCCGACCGCCGGCTTCGGCCACCGCTTCGTCGCCCCCGAGGGGGAGGTGGCCG includes:
- a CDS encoding SDR family NAD(P)-dependent oxidoreductase, whose protein sequence is MGRFSGRRIIVTGASRGIGAGMAERYAAEGASVVVTARTLDPIKELHGSLNETVERCSRYGSMVFPLVADLADPEDRARVIGESEALLDGPIDVLINNAAAGIHRPAAELSLKHRRIMLEVNFHAPVDLAQAVIPSMRERREGWIINISSSSSELTPGPPPFPWSPMGTTQGAYGSSKAALNRYSNLLGIELYGTGIRVNALQPIKPVASEGAVSHLQGRISADQFNPVEVMAEAALALGECEPELTARLCDDGPLLDELGITVRTLDGLRELAT
- a CDS encoding TraR/DksA family transcriptional regulator, whose amino-acid sequence is MEEIDRPRAEQRIGREHAEATHLVGALSVELDEIVESMSLSNNDDEHDPEGATNAYERAKATAMLRQAQKRLVELDQARARLREGTYGRCLRCGDEIASERLDALVTASHCLRCAAEAPPR
- a CDS encoding FAD-dependent oxidoreductase, which codes for MVAPPERYDFDAIVVGAGPAGATAALVLARAGRSVCLVERGPFAGSKNVYGGVIYARILDELIPGWWDEAPVQRWVTRRATVLMTDHQALTVDYRTSAWGEPPYNGATAYRPDFDAWLADKAVEAGAVLVTSTTARGLLVDELTGQVCGIRTDRPDGDLTARAVIACDGVNSFLAKEAGMYLHPEPEHFTLGAKEVLALPREEIEKRFALSGREGADFEIVGCTQGIPGGGFVYTNLDTVAVGVVVSLTGLSASGIRPEELIAGLKAHPMIAPLVEGAELKEYSAHLIPEGGYDTMPELTGDGILVAGDAACMCLAAGIWLEGVNFAIGSGEAAGRAVDEALAMGDTSAAGLAGYRRRLEGGFVLQDHRKLRRAPHLVLSDRVQNAYPTLACDLVEQLFTVTNPVPKKGAVKAFLEGYQRAGLKVGDLARDGWAAIRTFG
- a CDS encoding mycofactocin-associated electron transfer flavoprotein alpha subunit (Built with help from friend_finder, bracket5, and grep mycofactocin), whose amino-acid sequence is MSPNGRPTPSPGPAEEPAAQRVAASDPPAAKKRAAKKPAAKKTNATTASRRRSGAAKAGGPSMLAVVPVRDGHLPLGGDEAVAEAGGRALLVGDGTAQAAAALASARGTVQVCEQPDFAPGAWAAGLAATVTGADVVIVPASPDGRDLAPRLADVLGRPLLAGAVAVRPDGATVARRGGLVTEAHVVAGPFVATLQPGVRGVDRHHGPARKPRTRKVDLVPADAGSVPPDPELLELLPADPSTMDLAEAPRLLGAGAGLGKPEAIEVMAEVADSLGASTGGTRVVTDWGWMPVERQIGTTGVTVQPELYLAFGISGAVQHTAGLGQPEHVIAVNIDASCPMMAMADLAVVADAPAVLAALAERLSQITTVDAPTQGDDNELQPSLPAGAVPTGEDRSRG
- a CDS encoding HNH endonuclease signature motif containing protein, with translation MFEGAGTGGMGDTADVSAAALGGGPDANGPTLAGPGAGGEHLGPGDRSGAGEGADVSAGLAVSDGELVALSRRIDGLEARRVVGLVGFFAADGHRAEGFGTKASWVRARLGLTEPAARGLLVRVARMAVWSEMRSLWQRGELTGAQVEMVCRLIPKSLVELYAEHDAVCSPVLVGLSLADTKVVVEDWVCRADAVTDADPAALEAPPVVAPSETQWARTIGDRGEQRSTFAPGDATVIENALRVAERADEPGEVRTAAQRRAEASVAIAQFFLDHHDNPDRRPGRQHPHILAVADLDALAGSVLWGAGITTAAQLQAWCALHGYTAATEAFLTHALAQGSTVIRTLEGRALSPQVVNDLFGEGTTLARLLTVDGQVIDHGRSIRLATPTLRDAILARDGTCRFPGCHAPAAWVDIHHIDAWNNGGGTAIANLVALCGAHHGLVHRKGHGLSVEPDGTVVFTFPDRPPVLSPPPRRTRPPRLPLDHPTVDALTPHPFTPPTGTRPDEGRFEGTRIDEARPDEATDGHGDLVVPGEFIDVFDPAPTPATAGVRERAEKTESAELTEIVEILDEVVALLTSGALGPHDTDGEPLDDDAVDALIRHRAHQLVRAA
- a CDS encoding DUF1214 domain-containing protein, with the protein product MGDTAATAMQELSALIAAIDADADHERWNFSTDLDRAGYREFAMHALHHGLQFWLEADPQRPRWYRWFSPTKKLLGDNPDSIYFGTAIDPTRRYRIRGNLAGACYTSFTVELGTAGGGMSRQLGATLNDDEFDVDPDGSYELIASPDEPASGPRNWLRLDEGAGSVTTRHYFEWRHSANLDPNLVVPLSITPLDDPGPPPVPDDAAVAANIRRVVTFLRSVTVDWGHDPMPPGAIPWVSAEPNVFTNPPPDDGNLGIGYAAADNVYRSARWQLAPDEALEIRGRFPRCRFANIVLFNNHMQTPNYDRRQVSLNRVQTEHGPDGSFRMVLAHEDPGVPNWLDTRGLPHGTMFWRFLLPEEALTPLETRVVKVADL
- a CDS encoding fasciclin domain-containing protein, with the protein product MKKILAVLVMAAIGLGLLAAPAAARGGKPGVVPGKPGAATIYDIASGSDSFTTLTALLDLSGLDAAVQQTDSKLTVFAPTDGAFAKLPAECVTFLTSPEGADTLEAVLLYHVTDGRRFSNSVFGQNAKTVPMLAAGSITANPDLTLTDGAGQTVGVTTPFNVNASNGVIHAIDTVLLPFVPACAS